A genome region from Bordetella genomosp. 10 includes the following:
- a CDS encoding TetR/AcrR family transcriptional regulator produces MSELRKVYTTVDARDRIVEAALTVFSNLGFDGATTREIAKEAGVSSALIHHHFQDKETLWKLVGSRISEEFVEAMTASTAPALKGTTEGLRKIVAAYMGYWRQHPRALRFQLWRVLGAPREERKARSESLNKMFVPAFEEAQKAGQLRQDVPAGLLMITLGGLVQYFLHSDVETNDALAVTGAPPLEDEKALDYLMSLIATTPASPAATDKKRRATKK; encoded by the coding sequence ATGTCCGAATTGCGCAAGGTCTATACCACGGTCGACGCCCGGGATCGCATCGTCGAAGCGGCGTTGACGGTATTTTCCAACCTTGGATTCGACGGAGCGACCACGCGGGAGATAGCCAAGGAAGCCGGCGTGTCGTCGGCGTTGATTCACCATCACTTCCAGGACAAGGAAACGCTATGGAAGCTGGTGGGCAGCCGTATCTCCGAAGAATTCGTGGAAGCCATGACGGCCTCCACGGCCCCTGCCCTAAAGGGAACGACGGAAGGACTTCGCAAGATAGTGGCGGCCTATATGGGCTACTGGCGCCAGCACCCGCGCGCCTTGCGCTTCCAACTCTGGCGCGTGCTGGGCGCGCCAAGGGAAGAGCGCAAGGCGCGTTCCGAAAGCCTGAACAAAATGTTCGTTCCGGCCTTCGAAGAAGCCCAGAAAGCAGGACAGCTCCGTCAGGACGTGCCGGCGGGACTGCTCATGATCACCCTGGGCGGCTTGGTTCAGTATTTCCTGCATAGCGATGTCGAAACCAACGACGCGCTAGCCGTTACCGGAGCGCCCCCGTTGGAAGACGAGAAGGCGCTTGACTACCTCATGAGCCTGATCGCCACGACGCCAGCCTCCCCCGCGGCGACGGACAAGAAACGCCGCGCCACGAAGAAATAG
- a CDS encoding glycoside hydrolase family 19 protein, with amino-acid sequence MLTDLQLAQIMRHASQRRRAECLEPLNAAMQAHQIDANVQRAAAFVAQLGHESGELQFLEEIWGPTAAQRRYEPPGELARKLGNTQPGDGLRFKGRGPIQITGRGNYTRYGELLKLDLVGHPEQAADPAVGFRIAGLFWERNGLNALADAGRFDDITGRINGGQNGAEDRRRLYALALEVLRGSLPDAAAAPAPAMRRAGKAGARRAGQAMAAEALPRGWEAIAQAEPATPVDQKASGARRRGGADASARKGDASPALARQFDARPDTLDFRDQMYTPTLIEVPTHVSLGDYLECKVPILDQGSEGACTGYGLATVAHYLLLRRRVVPDATPVSPRMMYDLARRYDEWPGEDYSGSSARGAMKGWHKHGVCAESLYPSRAGKKAARQGAAIDGGLNDERVTDALRRPLGAYFRVNHKDLVAMHSAIAEVGALYATCSVHDGWSRTGADGVIAQSSAILGGHAFAIVAYDERGFWIQNSWGSDWGRGGFGLLSYDDWLENGTDVWVARLGAPVMLRRAESTAAVHATTAAQSASYSYADLRPHIVSVGNNGVLKAGGDYGSTPEELRRIFEEDIPRATEGWAAPRILLYAHGGLVSEQAAVQRLAEYRPPLLEGEVYPLGFIWRSDYWTTITNILRDAVSRRKPEGILDASKDFMLDRLDDALEPLARVLTGKSSWSEMKQNALAASDKGGAAELVADLLQALRNRLPALEVHMVGHSAGSILLAPLVSLLVARGVPVKSCTLWAPACRVELFEQHYVPALKEKKLEKMTIFALTDKAERDDQCGHIYNKSLLYLVSDAFEDLARIPLFRDGRPILGMERFIDRDLMRKLGVDLVMAPNTEPDDSLSASSASHHGDFDDDQRTVMATFRRIAQAGGKTAVSRGAAATRVRTRATKDGEQPKRALTFNRSASSMRDQRQLIDLRTKSS; translated from the coding sequence ATGCTGACCGACCTTCAATTGGCGCAGATCATGCGTCACGCATCCCAGCGGCGCCGCGCGGAGTGTCTCGAGCCGCTCAACGCTGCCATGCAGGCGCACCAGATCGACGCCAACGTGCAGCGCGCGGCCGCCTTCGTCGCCCAGTTGGGCCACGAATCAGGCGAGTTGCAGTTCCTGGAGGAAATCTGGGGCCCGACGGCGGCGCAGAGGCGCTACGAGCCTCCCGGCGAATTGGCGCGCAAGCTTGGCAATACGCAGCCTGGCGACGGTCTTCGCTTCAAGGGCCGCGGGCCGATCCAGATCACCGGGCGCGGCAACTACACGCGCTACGGCGAGTTGCTGAAACTCGATCTGGTCGGGCATCCGGAGCAAGCAGCCGATCCGGCGGTGGGCTTCCGCATCGCGGGGCTGTTCTGGGAACGCAATGGGCTCAACGCGCTGGCCGATGCCGGCCGGTTCGACGACATCACGGGCCGCATCAATGGCGGCCAGAATGGCGCGGAAGATCGCCGGCGCCTCTATGCCCTGGCGCTGGAAGTATTGCGCGGCAGCCTGCCCGATGCGGCGGCCGCCCCGGCGCCAGCCATGCGGCGCGCAGGCAAGGCGGGCGCCCGGCGCGCTGGGCAGGCGATGGCGGCGGAGGCGCTGCCGCGTGGCTGGGAGGCCATTGCGCAAGCCGAGCCCGCGACGCCCGTGGACCAGAAGGCGAGCGGAGCTCGCCGCCGTGGCGGGGCGGACGCTTCGGCACGCAAGGGAGATGCGAGCCCCGCTCTCGCGCGGCAGTTCGATGCCCGGCCCGACACACTGGATTTCCGCGATCAGATGTACACCCCCACGCTGATCGAAGTGCCCACGCACGTATCGCTGGGCGACTACCTGGAATGCAAGGTGCCCATCCTCGACCAGGGTTCCGAAGGGGCATGCACCGGCTATGGCCTGGCCACGGTGGCGCACTACCTGTTGCTGCGCCGGCGCGTGGTGCCCGACGCAACGCCGGTAAGCCCACGCATGATGTATGACCTGGCCCGTCGCTATGACGAATGGCCGGGCGAGGACTATTCCGGGTCCAGCGCGCGCGGCGCCATGAAGGGATGGCACAAGCACGGCGTCTGCGCCGAATCGCTTTACCCCAGCAGGGCGGGGAAGAAGGCCGCCAGGCAAGGCGCGGCGATCGACGGCGGCCTGAACGACGAACGCGTGACCGATGCATTGCGCCGCCCGCTGGGCGCCTATTTCCGGGTCAACCACAAGGATCTGGTGGCGATGCACTCGGCCATCGCGGAGGTCGGCGCGCTCTACGCCACCTGCTCCGTCCACGATGGCTGGTCTCGGACGGGGGCGGACGGCGTGATCGCGCAGTCGTCCGCGATCCTGGGCGGGCATGCCTTCGCCATCGTCGCCTACGACGAGCGCGGTTTCTGGATCCAGAACTCGTGGGGCTCGGACTGGGGCCGTGGCGGCTTCGGCCTGCTGAGCTACGACGACTGGCTGGAGAACGGCACCGACGTGTGGGTAGCCCGCCTGGGCGCGCCGGTGATGCTGCGGCGGGCGGAATCCACCGCGGCGGTGCACGCCACCACGGCGGCGCAGTCCGCCAGCTACTCCTACGCCGACTTGCGGCCGCACATCGTCAGCGTGGGCAACAACGGAGTGCTCAAGGCCGGCGGCGATTACGGCAGCACGCCCGAGGAACTGCGGCGCATTTTCGAGGAAGACATACCCCGCGCCACCGAAGGCTGGGCGGCGCCGCGGATACTGCTCTACGCGCACGGCGGTCTGGTCAGCGAGCAGGCCGCGGTGCAGCGGCTGGCCGAATACCGGCCGCCGCTATTGGAGGGCGAGGTATATCCGCTGGGCTTTATCTGGCGTTCCGACTACTGGACCACCATCACCAACATCCTGCGCGATGCCGTCAGCCGCCGCAAACCCGAAGGCATACTGGATGCCTCCAAGGACTTCATGCTGGATCGCCTCGATGACGCGTTGGAACCGCTGGCGCGCGTGCTCACCGGCAAGTCCTCCTGGAGCGAAATGAAGCAGAATGCCCTGGCTGCCAGCGACAAGGGCGGCGCCGCCGAACTGGTGGCCGACCTGCTGCAGGCTTTGCGCAACCGCTTGCCGGCGCTGGAAGTTCATATGGTGGGACACAGCGCCGGCTCCATCCTGCTGGCGCCGCTGGTAAGCCTGCTCGTCGCCCGGGGCGTCCCCGTCAAGAGCTGCACCTTGTGGGCGCCTGCTTGCCGGGTCGAGTTGTTCGAGCAGCATTACGTGCCCGCGTTGAAGGAAAAAAAGCTCGAGAAGATGACCATCTTCGCCCTGACCGACAAGGCCGAGCGAGACGACCAGTGCGGCCACATCTACAACAAATCGCTGCTGTACCTGGTTTCCGACGCCTTCGAGGACCTGGCGCGCATTCCTTTGTTTCGCGATGGCCGCCCCATCCTCGGCATGGAGCGCTTCATCGACCGCGACCTCATGCGCAAGCTGGGCGTGGATCTCGTGATGGCCCCCAACACAGAGCCGGACGATTCGCTCTCTGCCTCCAGCGCCAGCCACCATGGCGACTTCGACGACGACCAACGCACGGTCATGGCCACGTTCCGCCGCATCGCGCAGGCAGGCGGCAAGACGGCGGTTTCAAGAGGCGCCGCCGCGACGCGCGTGCGGACCAGGGCCACCAAGGACGGCGAGCAGCCGAAGAGGGCGCTTACCTTCAACCGTTCGGCATCCTCCATGCGCGACCAACGGCAACTCATCGATCTGCGGACCAAGTCGAGTTAA
- a CDS encoding MFS transporter: protein MEAANRSAGAAPESAHDRIGLALLAVALAYVSLGVILGFVQGGIAPILRTQGMALSTMRWVYALYLPFGIAFLWAPVVDSWRWPWLGRRTGWIIPMQWVAVFAILAAAFHEPAHGAWSTLLILGVVATLAAATMDVALDALTVEMIPQAQRPAAAAAKMGGVSLGSVLGGGVLIALYPQLAWQGTMWVIAALMALSGVPVLALIRRDRQLSIQSTQSIQSIQSIRSRRQRASIRQTLRKPGMKTRFIRLTLLVCTLLALFNFNRLLLVDMGVSLERIGSVLGTIAPLANAAACVLAPFLVRWLPLRNAASLMAAVCLVSAGTVWVGFSQGSAMTAMIGSVLTTAGASALYVVLGGLILEWATGDQAATDYALLYGLGRFIGTAALLVLPGLIQVIGWSRFQACIVIAFAASAWYFMRMFHGPAAKAGSEP, encoded by the coding sequence ATGGAAGCAGCGAATCGATCCGCTGGCGCGGCGCCGGAAAGCGCCCATGACCGCATAGGGCTTGCCTTGCTCGCCGTGGCTTTGGCCTACGTATCGCTCGGCGTCATTCTTGGCTTCGTCCAGGGAGGCATCGCGCCGATATTGCGTACCCAAGGCATGGCGCTATCCACCATGCGCTGGGTATACGCACTCTACCTCCCATTCGGCATCGCGTTTCTGTGGGCGCCTGTGGTCGATTCATGGCGGTGGCCCTGGTTGGGGCGTCGAACGGGCTGGATCATTCCCATGCAATGGGTTGCGGTATTCGCCATTCTGGCGGCCGCCTTCCACGAACCCGCGCATGGGGCCTGGAGCACCCTGCTAATACTTGGTGTCGTGGCGACCCTCGCCGCCGCGACGATGGACGTGGCGCTGGATGCACTCACCGTTGAAATGATCCCGCAGGCCCAACGCCCCGCGGCGGCCGCGGCCAAAATGGGTGGCGTGTCATTGGGCTCGGTGCTCGGCGGCGGGGTGCTGATCGCCCTGTACCCGCAACTGGCGTGGCAAGGAACGATGTGGGTCATCGCCGCGCTGATGGCGCTCTCCGGCGTTCCGGTATTGGCCCTTATCCGCAGGGACCGCCAATTGTCCATTCAGTCCACTCAGTCCATTCAATCCATTCAATCCATTCGATCACGCCGGCAGCGGGCGAGCATACGGCAGACACTGCGCAAGCCTGGCATGAAGACACGCTTTATCCGGCTGACGCTATTGGTTTGCACCTTGCTGGCACTGTTCAATTTCAACCGTCTGCTGCTGGTCGACATGGGGGTTTCGCTGGAACGCATCGGCAGCGTACTGGGCACCATCGCGCCGCTTGCCAATGCCGCCGCTTGCGTGCTCGCGCCCTTCCTCGTTCGGTGGCTTCCCTTGCGAAACGCCGCCTCGCTGATGGCCGCGGTATGCCTGGTCAGCGCCGGCACCGTCTGGGTAGGTTTCTCCCAAGGAAGCGCCATGACGGCGATGATCGGCAGCGTGCTGACGACGGCTGGCGCTTCGGCGCTATATGTAGTCTTGGGTGGACTTATCCTGGAGTGGGCGACGGGCGATCAGGCGGCCACGGACTATGCGTTGCTCTATGGGTTGGGACGGTTTATCGGCACCGCGGCCTTGCTGGTCCTGCCGGGACTGATACAGGTCATCGGCTGGTCCCGCTTTCAGGCCTGCATCGTGATCGCTTTCGCGGCTTCCGCCTGGTACTTCATGCGGATGTTTCATGGACCCGCGGCCAAGGCCGGTTCTGAGCCATGA
- a CDS encoding peroxiredoxin-like family protein, with translation MSLQDKLDAFKADFEAGKPPYSVPRPVIDTMHRATAELIASGAAQKALKAGDQAPAFTLNDPEGKPVSSADLLRQGPLVVTFYRGVWCPYCNMELQALQAALPDIREAGANVVAISPQVAANSRKSVRQNALEFPILSDTRNDVAAAFGLRFELQDYLVDLYKSLKNDLPAFNGDPSWTLPMPARYVIAPDGTIVYAEVNPDYTRRPDPSEMLPAIRKAAA, from the coding sequence ATGTCGCTGCAAGACAAACTCGACGCCTTCAAGGCCGACTTCGAGGCCGGCAAGCCGCCCTACAGCGTGCCTCGCCCGGTCATCGACACCATGCACCGCGCCACCGCTGAGCTCATTGCTTCCGGCGCGGCGCAGAAAGCGCTGAAGGCTGGCGACCAAGCGCCTGCCTTCACCCTCAACGACCCGGAGGGCAAACCGGTCTCTTCCGCCGACCTGCTGCGCCAGGGGCCGCTGGTGGTGACGTTCTACCGCGGCGTCTGGTGCCCGTACTGCAATATGGAATTGCAGGCGTTGCAAGCCGCGTTGCCGGACATCCGCGAAGCGGGCGCCAACGTGGTGGCGATCTCGCCGCAGGTGGCTGCCAACAGCCGCAAGTCCGTGCGCCAGAACGCGCTGGAATTCCCGATCCTTTCGGACACGCGCAACGACGTGGCCGCCGCGTTCGGCCTGCGCTTCGAGCTGCAGGACTACCTGGTGGACCTCTACAAATCGCTGAAGAACGACCTGCCGGCATTCAACGGCGATCCGAGCTGGACCCTGCCGATGCCGGCCCGTTACGTGATCGCGCCGGACGGGACCATCGTCTATGCCGAGGTCAATCCCGACTACACCCGTCGCCCCGATCCGTCGGAAATGCTGCCGGCCATTCGCAAGGCCGCCGCCTGA
- a CDS encoding TonB-dependent receptor translates to MRTKNPQKRRSVLEPRLPAIACALTSILAVVPSAWAQGDQTDAAASAQGVAELPAVTVTARKREESEQKVPISMTVLDGKTIETGASPSDSNAGLARSAPNTSFADSGGQFGNLFLIRGVGSFAPLSPDDTSVVTYFNEVPRSVYGAPPTLFDIERVEVLRGPQGTLFGRNTQGGAINIVPNAPSFKREFSATTEIGTHGYHVGEAVANGALSDTLAGRLALRYSDQSGTVPNIASGGKDGKVQVGSARGSLLWLIGDDTTATLTGYYDRRESNAPRFVWYQNPDFPQSAVDPDGNITWRDAGVSLKVEHDFGKVRLTSLTSYQDDYSHQPLDLTDGLIYSAMTRQSPSLYNVPYADLADITFREKTTQQEFRLSSNDDGPFTWTGGINFFRSEFTNNAVSKASAAAFNYQTQNGTQHNRITTNSAALFGEGTLALTDKLKATLGLRYTYEHKDAGYEFIGNGSPAVVGYSDHDSSLSDRFPTGRAGLSYDWSPNVMTYATVSRGAVSSGYPVTQTNGPYGKAEVPYPRSTSWTYEAGFKSYWLDRRLSVNGSVFYNDVKNGHLIVFDASQALFTTAALDYRSKGFELETAASLTQNLKLTAGIGYTDAELVHVPTGSSTGAASGNRVPNVPKVNASLGVQYDTPMNIAGYEGTLKTSVAWQYVGNRAADVKGSFELPSYSVTNARIGWQHGNWEIYGFAWNLFNKQYFVAGQAWTTGVSSVRIGQPRIVGVGATIKF, encoded by the coding sequence ATGCGTACAAAAAACCCTCAGAAGCGCCGCTCTGTCCTTGAACCCCGACTGCCGGCGATCGCCTGCGCATTGACTTCGATCCTGGCCGTCGTGCCTTCCGCGTGGGCACAGGGCGATCAGACAGACGCAGCCGCATCGGCCCAAGGCGTCGCGGAGCTTCCCGCCGTCACCGTGACGGCACGCAAGCGCGAAGAATCCGAGCAAAAGGTTCCGATCAGCATGACCGTGCTGGACGGCAAGACGATCGAAACCGGCGCCTCCCCTTCGGACAGCAACGCCGGGTTGGCGCGCTCCGCGCCGAATACGTCTTTCGCGGATAGCGGCGGTCAGTTCGGGAACCTGTTTCTCATCCGCGGCGTCGGTTCTTTTGCGCCGCTATCGCCTGACGACACGTCGGTCGTCACTTACTTCAACGAAGTGCCACGCTCCGTTTACGGCGCGCCGCCGACGCTGTTCGACATCGAGCGTGTCGAGGTATTGCGCGGTCCCCAAGGCACCCTCTTCGGCCGGAATACGCAAGGCGGCGCCATCAACATCGTTCCCAACGCGCCTAGCTTCAAACGCGAATTCTCGGCAACGACTGAAATCGGAACGCATGGATATCATGTCGGCGAAGCCGTTGCCAATGGCGCGTTGTCCGACACCTTGGCGGGACGCCTGGCGCTCCGGTATTCGGATCAAAGCGGAACCGTTCCGAATATCGCTTCCGGCGGCAAGGACGGCAAGGTGCAGGTCGGATCGGCCCGGGGTTCTCTCCTGTGGTTGATCGGAGATGACACCACCGCAACCCTGACCGGGTACTACGACCGCCGGGAATCCAACGCGCCGCGCTTTGTCTGGTATCAAAACCCCGATTTTCCGCAAAGCGCGGTAGACCCCGACGGCAATATCACCTGGCGCGACGCCGGGGTGTCTCTCAAGGTGGAGCATGACTTCGGCAAGGTCCGCCTGACCTCCCTGACCAGCTACCAGGATGATTATTCACACCAGCCACTCGACCTTACCGACGGCCTGATCTATTCGGCAATGACTCGGCAATCGCCAAGCCTCTATAACGTCCCCTATGCGGATCTGGCCGATATAACCTTCCGGGAAAAAACCACCCAGCAAGAGTTCCGCCTATCGTCAAATGACGATGGCCCGTTCACCTGGACCGGCGGCATCAATTTCTTCCGATCCGAGTTCACCAATAATGCGGTTTCCAAGGCATCGGCGGCAGCGTTCAATTACCAGACGCAGAACGGAACGCAGCACAACAGGATCACGACCAATAGCGCCGCTTTGTTCGGCGAAGGCACGTTGGCATTGACGGACAAGTTGAAGGCGACGCTGGGGCTGCGCTACACCTACGAACACAAGGACGCCGGCTATGAATTCATCGGCAACGGCAGCCCCGCGGTCGTCGGTTATTCCGATCATGATTCGAGCCTGTCGGATCGGTTTCCTACCGGTCGTGCCGGACTCTCCTACGACTGGTCGCCGAACGTGATGACCTACGCCACCGTTTCACGCGGCGCTGTGAGCTCGGGTTATCCGGTCACGCAAACCAATGGCCCGTATGGCAAGGCCGAAGTCCCCTACCCGAGATCCACCAGTTGGACTTACGAAGCGGGATTCAAATCGTATTGGCTCGATCGGCGCCTTAGCGTGAATGGGTCGGTGTTCTACAACGATGTAAAAAATGGGCACCTGATTGTCTTCGATGCGTCCCAAGCGCTGTTCACCACCGCGGCGCTCGATTATCGAAGCAAGGGCTTTGAACTGGAAACGGCGGCCAGTCTCACTCAAAACCTCAAGTTGACCGCGGGGATAGGTTACACGGATGCCGAACTCGTCCATGTTCCCACGGGCAGTTCAACCGGAGCCGCTTCCGGCAATCGCGTTCCAAATGTGCCGAAGGTCAATGCCTCGCTAGGGGTTCAATACGACACGCCCATGAACATTGCCGGTTATGAGGGCACCCTCAAAACATCGGTCGCTTGGCAATACGTAGGCAACCGGGCAGCGGACGTAAAGGGAAGTTTCGAGTTGCCCAGCTATAGCGTCACCAATGCCCGCATTGGATGGCAGCACGGAAACTGGGAGATTTACGGATTCGCCTGGAACTTGTTCAACAAACAGTATTTCGTTGCGGGTCAGGCATGGACGACAGGGGTCAGCTCGGTACGCATCGGGCAACCTCGTATCGTCGGCGTCGGCGCAACGATCAAGTTCTAA
- a CDS encoding alpha/beta fold hydrolase, with amino-acid sequence MTYITTKDGVQIFYKDWGPKHAQPLVFHHGWPLSADDWDAQMLFFVSQGFRVVAHDRRGHGRSSQVSEGHDMDHYAADASDVVEHLDLKNAVHIGHSTGGGQVARYVAKYGQPQGRVAKAVLISAVPPLMVKTESNPDGTPIEVFDGFRKALAANRAQFFLDVPAGPFYGFNRPGADVSQGVIRNWWRQGMMGSAKAHYEGIKAFSETDQTEDLKAMTVPTLIMAGDDDQVVPYKAGALLQAKLIKNSTLKIYPGFSHGMCTVNAEVINADLLSFIRA; translated from the coding sequence ATGACATACATTACGACCAAAGATGGGGTTCAGATCTTCTACAAAGACTGGGGACCGAAGCATGCCCAGCCGTTGGTGTTTCATCACGGCTGGCCTCTGAGTGCGGATGACTGGGACGCACAGATGCTGTTCTTCGTCTCCCAGGGCTTCAGGGTCGTGGCTCATGATCGGCGTGGCCACGGCCGGTCTTCTCAGGTCAGCGAGGGGCACGACATGGACCACTACGCAGCCGATGCATCGGATGTCGTGGAGCACCTGGATCTGAAGAATGCCGTTCATATCGGCCACTCGACGGGTGGAGGCCAGGTCGCGCGTTATGTCGCGAAGTATGGCCAACCTCAGGGGCGTGTGGCCAAGGCCGTGCTGATCAGTGCCGTTCCTCCACTCATGGTGAAGACGGAAAGCAATCCGGACGGTACGCCGATCGAGGTGTTCGACGGCTTTCGCAAGGCGCTGGCGGCGAATCGGGCGCAGTTCTTCCTCGATGTGCCTGCCGGACCGTTCTATGGATTCAATCGGCCGGGTGCGGACGTGTCGCAGGGGGTCATTCGGAACTGGTGGCGCCAGGGCATGATGGGCAGCGCGAAGGCCCACTACGAAGGCATCAAGGCGTTTTCGGAAACCGATCAGACCGAGGACCTGAAGGCGATGACGGTGCCCACGCTCATCATGGCTGGCGACGACGACCAGGTCGTCCCGTACAAGGCGGGCGCGCTACTTCAGGCCAAGCTGATCAAGAACAGCACGCTCAAGATATACCCCGGTTTCTCGCATGGCATGTGCACCGTGAACGCTGAGGTCATCAACGCGGATCTACTCTCATTCATCCGTGCATAG
- a CDS encoding NAD-dependent epimerase/dehydratase family protein, with amino-acid sequence MQTILGANGQIAMELARELRRKYTKDVRLVSRNPRKVNDTDNLVSADLLDAKQTLNAVRGSRVVYFTAGLPPDTALWEAQFSTMLKNALDACRVAGASFAYFDNTYMYPQDARLLTEETSFAPVGRKGKVRAAMASMVLEEMARGEIPVLIGRAPEFYGPGRTQSFTNALVIENLQAGKKPRVPVRDDTRRTLIWTPDASRALAALGNAPDTFGQTWHLPCCDDRPTYKEFVAMACQVFGRELSYAVIGKWTLTVAGLFSKQVREIRELLPRYEQDNLFDSTKFKRRFPRFEVATYREGLASIRREGSGKAAEASHIV; translated from the coding sequence ATGCAGACGATATTGGGGGCGAACGGCCAGATCGCCATGGAACTGGCACGGGAGCTACGGCGCAAATACACCAAGGATGTGCGGCTCGTCAGCCGCAATCCACGCAAGGTCAACGACACCGACAACCTTGTGTCCGCCGACCTTCTCGATGCGAAGCAGACCCTGAACGCGGTCAGGGGAAGCCGCGTCGTCTACTTCACGGCCGGCCTGCCGCCAGATACGGCGTTATGGGAAGCGCAGTTCTCCACAATGCTGAAGAATGCCTTGGATGCCTGCCGCGTGGCCGGCGCGAGCTTCGCTTATTTCGACAACACCTACATGTATCCGCAGGATGCGCGGCTGCTGACCGAGGAAACGTCCTTCGCTCCGGTCGGCCGCAAGGGCAAGGTGCGCGCTGCGATGGCGTCCATGGTGCTCGAAGAGATGGCACGGGGGGAAATCCCCGTACTCATTGGCCGGGCGCCCGAGTTCTACGGGCCGGGCAGGACGCAAAGCTTCACGAATGCGCTGGTCATCGAGAACCTCCAGGCCGGCAAGAAGCCACGTGTGCCGGTGCGCGACGATACGCGACGCACGCTCATCTGGACGCCCGACGCAAGCCGCGCCCTTGCGGCCCTGGGCAATGCGCCCGATACGTTCGGCCAGACCTGGCATCTGCCATGCTGCGACGACCGGCCGACGTACAAGGAATTCGTCGCGATGGCCTGCCAGGTCTTCGGGCGCGAGCTTTCCTACGCGGTCATCGGTAAGTGGACGCTCACCGTGGCCGGACTGTTCTCGAAGCAGGTGCGCGAGATCAGGGAACTGCTACCCCGCTACGAACAGGACAACCTTTTCGATTCCACGAAGTTCAAGCGCCGGTTTCCCAGGTTCGAGGTGGCGACCTATCGGGAGGGCCTGGCGTCGATCCGGCGCGAGGGGTCGGGCAAGGCGGCGGAAGCGTCACATATCGTTTGA
- a CDS encoding SDR family oxidoreductase, with translation MSRTFLVTGASKGIGLALSLRLAAAGHRVVGIARTAPDDFPGAFLSVDLGDDDATRTALEGIVQRFPLDGVVNNVGLVRPAPLADVTLPTLDEVLRVNLHPALAAAQAALPGMKARGWGRIVNISSLTILGMPQRTAYAAAKAALVSFTRGWGLELADTGITVNAVAPGPTETELFRANNPAGSEGERRYLSGVPMGRFGKPDEIAATIAFLLSDDAGFMTGQTLHVDGGASLGRAGF, from the coding sequence ATGTCCCGCACCTTTCTCGTCACCGGCGCAAGCAAGGGCATCGGCCTTGCCCTCTCGCTGCGATTGGCCGCCGCCGGTCATCGCGTCGTCGGCATCGCGCGCACCGCGCCGGACGATTTTCCCGGCGCCTTCCTCTCCGTGGACCTGGGCGATGACGACGCCACGCGAACGGCGCTGGAAGGCATCGTGCAGCGGTTCCCGCTGGACGGCGTGGTGAACAACGTGGGTCTCGTCCGCCCGGCGCCGCTGGCCGATGTCACCCTGCCCACGCTCGATGAAGTCCTGCGCGTCAACCTGCATCCCGCCCTGGCGGCCGCGCAGGCGGCCTTGCCGGGCATGAAAGCCCGCGGCTGGGGCCGCATCGTCAATATTTCCAGCCTGACCATCCTCGGCATGCCGCAGCGCACGGCCTACGCGGCGGCCAAGGCCGCGCTGGTCAGCTTCACCCGCGGCTGGGGACTGGAGCTGGCCGATACCGGCATCACGGTCAACGCCGTGGCGCCCGGCCCGACCGAAACCGAACTGTTCCGCGCCAACAACCCGGCGGGCAGCGAGGGCGAACGCCGCTATCTCTCCGGCGTCCCGATGGGCCGCTTCGGCAAACCGGACGAAATCGCCGCAACCATCGCGTTCCTGTTGTCCGACGATGCCGGATTCATGACCGGCCAGACCCTGCACGTCGATGGCGGCGCCTCGCTTGGACGTGCGGGGTTTTGA